Proteins encoded within one genomic window of Geotalea daltonii FRC-32:
- a CDS encoding phosphopantetheine-binding protein, with protein MSEELIDQVKQLIIDSLRIEGMGISDIETDAPLFGEGLGLDSIDALQLVVGMEKAFGVVVPDAETGNKVFRSVRTMAEFIAEHRK; from the coding sequence ATGTCAGAAGAATTGATCGACCAAGTGAAACAACTGATTATAGACAGCCTCCGCATCGAGGGGATGGGGATCAGCGACATCGAGACGGACGCTCCCCTGTTTGGCGAAGGGTTGGGGCTCGACTCCATCGACGCTCTGCAACTGGTGGTAGGGATGGAAAAGGCATTCGGCGTTGTCGTCCCTGATGCAGAGACCGGCAACAAGGTTTTCCGCTCCGTCAGGACCATGGCAGAATTCATCGCGGAACACCGTAAATGA
- a CDS encoding B12-binding domain-containing radical SAM protein: MKLLLISPGWPKGRLWGELGFKFPSLSLAAIAAATPPHWEVALCDENVEPLDVAGHADLVAITAMTPQAPRAYEIADQFRARGIRVVMGGFHASNLPDEALLHVDAVVVGEGDLVWPRLVSDFERGTLQPVYRPDAMLDMADLPVARREIFAGKGYLLTNTLQTTRGCPFDCEFCSVTAFYGRKYRERPVEQVLTELEVLRKQNSFAFFVDDNLVANRRYALSLFSAMKGMGFKWLSHAPIDFAGDPELMRAAGESGCIGMFVGFESLNQESLVAMGKVTNQATSYLEQAKVFRDHGIGILGSFVLGSDGDTPAIFEPILRFCEEARIEAAIFPILTPYPGTKVRERLEKEGRITSNDWRDYDMGHVNFIPRGMSAAELQAGHDWLNRSFYSFSSMYRRIFKLHRSVQVFAPMNFGFRSAIRRTAKVMG, translated from the coding sequence ATGAAACTGCTTCTCATCTCTCCAGGCTGGCCCAAGGGGAGATTGTGGGGCGAGCTGGGGTTCAAATTCCCATCCCTTTCCCTCGCAGCCATTGCCGCAGCTACCCCGCCACACTGGGAGGTGGCCCTGTGCGACGAGAACGTGGAGCCCCTTGATGTTGCCGGCCATGCGGATCTGGTGGCCATCACCGCCATGACTCCCCAGGCGCCCCGCGCCTATGAGATTGCCGACCAGTTCCGTGCCAGGGGCATAAGGGTTGTGATGGGGGGCTTCCACGCCAGCAATCTTCCCGATGAGGCGCTTCTCCATGTTGATGCGGTAGTCGTGGGCGAGGGTGATCTGGTCTGGCCCCGGCTGGTATCTGATTTTGAAAGGGGAACCCTGCAGCCCGTTTATCGCCCCGACGCCATGCTGGACATGGCGGATCTGCCGGTTGCCAGGCGGGAGATCTTTGCCGGCAAAGGCTATCTACTCACAAACACACTCCAGACCACCCGCGGTTGCCCCTTTGACTGCGAGTTTTGTTCAGTTACCGCCTTTTACGGCAGAAAATACCGGGAGCGGCCGGTGGAGCAGGTACTTACCGAACTTGAAGTGCTGCGCAAGCAGAATTCCTTCGCCTTTTTCGTCGATGACAATCTGGTGGCCAACCGCCGCTATGCCCTGTCCCTGTTCTCAGCCATGAAAGGAATGGGATTCAAATGGCTTTCCCATGCCCCCATCGACTTTGCCGGTGATCCCGAACTAATGCGAGCGGCCGGCGAATCCGGCTGCATCGGCATGTTCGTCGGCTTCGAATCGCTAAACCAGGAATCGCTGGTGGCGATGGGCAAGGTGACCAACCAGGCCACATCATATCTTGAGCAGGCCAAGGTCTTTCGCGACCACGGCATCGGTATTCTCGGCTCATTCGTCCTGGGTTCCGACGGTGATACTCCCGCCATCTTCGAACCCATACTTCGTTTCTGCGAAGAAGCCCGTATCGAGGCTGCCATCTTCCCCATCCTAACTCCCTATCCAGGAACCAAGGTTCGTGAAAGGCTGGAAAAAGAGGGGCGCATAACTTCCAATGACTGGCGCGATTACGATATGGGGCATGTGAATTTCATTCCGCGGGGCATGAGCGCAGCCGAGCTGCAGGCTGGCCATGACTGGCTCAACCGGTCGTTTTATTCCTTTTCTTCCATGTACCGGCGGATTTTCAAGCTGCACCGATCGGTGCAGGTCTTTGCACCGATGAATTTCGGTTTCCGGAGCGCCATCCGGCGCACGGCCAAGGTTATGGGGTAG
- a CDS encoding ACP S-malonyltransferase yields MDCFMFPGQPLARGAALPPDEGFTTIAELVRQKAGFDLLTSSWLREASTENVGLQLYGVGMSLYMNRKMRSAGIQPAVVAEHSMGIYPALAACSSLPEAEVIELTWRVGACLAEMGKNRGFALGCIIGLTCEPVLAIAGNSGTHLANHNTSRHFLLCGTKENIETAVAEALAQGAFSAKVFDCDAPLHTPLISELETPLRQILADYSYAEPCGVLIDHLEQNRLKAKDLPDFMFRQLCMPVYWERTYRALVSMGAKRFHEVGAGEALKKYNRWIASETDQK; encoded by the coding sequence ATGGATTGTTTCATGTTCCCTGGACAACCACTGGCCCGAGGCGCCGCTCTGCCCCCGGATGAGGGCTTTACCACAATTGCGGAACTGGTGAGGCAAAAGGCCGGCTTCGACTTGCTCACTTCCAGCTGGCTTCGAGAGGCGAGCACCGAAAATGTCGGCCTCCAGCTCTATGGCGTAGGGATGAGTCTGTATATGAACCGTAAAATGCGGTCTGCAGGGATTCAACCTGCTGTGGTCGCTGAACACAGCATGGGAATTTATCCGGCACTGGCTGCGTGCTCTTCACTTCCCGAGGCAGAGGTAATTGAACTTACCTGGCGTGTTGGCGCATGCCTGGCAGAAATGGGCAAAAACCGGGGCTTTGCCCTTGGCTGCATCATCGGCTTGACCTGCGAGCCGGTGTTGGCCATTGCCGGTAACAGTGGCACTCATCTGGCAAATCATAACACTTCCCGTCACTTTCTTCTCTGTGGCACGAAAGAAAATATTGAAACAGCCGTTGCCGAGGCCCTTGCCCAAGGAGCCTTTTCGGCAAAAGTCTTTGATTGCGACGCGCCCCTTCACACTCCTCTCATTTCTGAGTTGGAAACACCGTTGCGGCAGATATTGGCCGATTACAGCTATGCTGAGCCCTGCGGAGTTCTCATTGATCACCTGGAGCAGAACCGATTAAAGGCAAAAGACCTGCCCGATTTCATGTTCAGACAGCTCTGTATGCCGGTTTACTGGGAAAGAACCTACCGTGCCTTGGTTAGTATGGGGGCAAAGAGATTTCATGAGGTAGGGGCAGGCGAGGCGCTGAAAAAGTACAACCGCTGGATAGCCAGTGAAACTGACCAGAAATGA
- a CDS encoding B12-binding domain-containing radical SAM protein gives MNVLLVNPPSTGVFTTFGVSLPPMGLLYIAASLEQAGHKVQVIDLQCEPSDLDPFHIKAADVVGITSDTTRIEKAMEIARQAAAIGRPVVMGGPHPQFMAEEILRTGHVHCIVKGEGDLTFPRLLQNLERREDLAEVEGIIFRDGKKLVETANGPVPDPELLSLPARHLLDLGKYSASLNGIPLTPVVTSRGCPGACSFCSSSSFFGRRWRSRSPESVLAELDEVYNRYGFRAVAFVDDNFSLSPERVIAIADGIRARSYDLQWWNFSRVDNIVGNPQMVQAMAQAGSKTVFLGIESADDESLKTLGKENQGEATAKAVKLLQENGIEVFGSYILGHLNETAKDVERTIQMAVDLNTNIAQFSILTPYPGTPLYRELKERIFLKRWKFYDALHLVFRHPRINRHLLQFLLIKAYLRFYRRSKKAKDDFRDYGKTQDFSLKRMLTCAYDLFF, from the coding sequence ATGAATGTCCTTTTGGTAAACCCGCCATCAACAGGAGTCTTTACCACCTTCGGGGTCAGTCTGCCGCCCATGGGGCTGCTCTACATTGCAGCGAGCCTTGAACAGGCCGGTCACAAGGTACAGGTTATCGATCTGCAGTGTGAACCGTCGGATCTCGATCCCTTTCATATCAAAGCAGCAGATGTTGTCGGGATCACTTCCGACACGACTCGCATCGAAAAAGCCATGGAGATTGCACGGCAGGCGGCAGCCATAGGCCGTCCGGTAGTTATGGGTGGCCCCCATCCGCAGTTCATGGCAGAAGAGATCCTTCGTACCGGTCATGTGCATTGCATAGTGAAGGGAGAAGGTGATCTGACCTTTCCCCGGTTGCTTCAAAACTTGGAACGCCGTGAAGACCTGGCCGAGGTTGAGGGCATAATCTTCCGTGACGGGAAGAAGCTGGTGGAGACGGCCAACGGTCCAGTTCCCGACCCGGAACTGCTTTCTTTGCCCGCCCGTCATCTCCTGGATCTGGGCAAGTACAGTGCGTCCCTGAACGGTATTCCCCTTACGCCAGTAGTGACCAGCCGAGGCTGCCCCGGGGCATGTTCTTTCTGTTCCTCTTCCTCTTTCTTCGGGCGCCGCTGGCGTAGCCGCAGTCCGGAATCGGTGCTGGCAGAGCTCGACGAGGTGTATAACCGCTACGGCTTCCGTGCCGTTGCCTTTGTCGACGACAACTTCAGTCTTTCCCCGGAGCGTGTCATTGCCATTGCCGATGGAATCCGCGCTCGCTCCTATGATCTGCAATGGTGGAACTTCTCCCGCGTCGATAACATCGTCGGCAACCCGCAGATGGTGCAAGCCATGGCACAGGCCGGGTCCAAAACGGTCTTTCTCGGCATCGAGAGTGCCGATGACGAATCATTGAAAACACTGGGGAAAGAGAATCAGGGGGAGGCAACCGCAAAGGCGGTAAAGCTTTTGCAGGAAAATGGCATCGAGGTTTTTGGCAGCTATATTCTCGGCCATCTCAATGAGACTGCCAAGGATGTGGAGCGGACCATCCAGATGGCGGTTGACCTGAACACCAATATTGCCCAGTTTTCCATCCTGACCCCATATCCCGGCACCCCCCTTTACAGGGAATTAAAGGAGCGGATATTTCTCAAGCGTTGGAAATTCTATGATGCTCTCCACCTTGTCTTCCGCCATCCGCGCATCAATCGACATCTGCTTCAGTTCTTGCTGATCAAGGCTTATCTACGGTTCTACCGGCGATCGAAGAAGGCAAAGGACGATTTCAGGGACTATGGCAAAACCCAGGATTTCAGCCTGAAGAGGATGTTGACCTGTGCATATGATCTTTTTTTCTAA
- a CDS encoding lysophospholipid acyltransferase family protein has protein sequence MALYSSLNLFFIRLFTVLVPRFMHPPFAIFWGGLFYLLLAEKRRGIRSNIRIITGSRNVELLVLATYYKFARNWCDVMLMMRWRGSKLQSLIGRRSDGGPLDAALAAGNGAILISPHLGNWELGGLGLADMGYTLNVLTFREPDEKVNELREQVRLERGIRFIYVDRNDTSPLAVIEAVNALRRNEILALLGERDGSSHTMTLDFFGRQASIPVGAAYLAMASGAPVIPVFVPLEGNHYATIMEAPIYFRGGHADHAGSIGEGTERILRVFEKYIRMYPDQWYNFFDYWGRENINKEKGL, from the coding sequence TTGGCGCTATACAGTAGTTTGAACCTGTTTTTCATAAGACTCTTTACCGTGCTCGTCCCCAGATTCATGCACCCTCCCTTTGCCATCTTCTGGGGCGGGCTTTTTTACCTGCTTCTGGCGGAAAAAAGACGGGGGATCAGGTCCAACATCAGGATCATCACCGGCAGTCGGAACGTGGAGCTGCTTGTGCTGGCCACCTATTACAAGTTCGCCCGCAACTGGTGCGATGTGATGCTGATGATGAGGTGGCGTGGCTCTAAACTGCAGTCGCTGATCGGCAGGAGGTCGGACGGCGGTCCTCTCGACGCAGCGCTTGCTGCAGGGAATGGCGCCATTCTCATTTCCCCGCACCTGGGTAACTGGGAGCTGGGGGGGCTGGGGCTTGCGGACATGGGGTACACCCTGAATGTCCTCACCTTCAGGGAGCCGGATGAGAAGGTAAACGAGTTGAGGGAGCAGGTCCGGCTTGAACGGGGTATTCGCTTTATCTATGTGGACCGGAACGATACGTCGCCGCTGGCGGTGATCGAGGCGGTCAACGCCCTTCGCCGTAACGAGATACTTGCTTTGCTTGGAGAGCGCGATGGCTCCTCCCATACCATGACCCTCGATTTTTTCGGCAGGCAGGCTTCCATTCCCGTTGGCGCCGCTTATCTGGCCATGGCCAGCGGAGCGCCGGTCATCCCCGTTTTCGTGCCTCTGGAGGGGAATCACTACGCCACTATCATGGAAGCACCCATTTACTTCAGGGGAGGGCATGCCGACCATGCCGGGTCCATCGGGGAAGGGACAGAGCGCATCCTGAGGGTTTTTGAGAAATACATCAGAATGTACCCGGACCAGTGGTACAATTTCTTCGACTACTGGGGCAGGGAAAATATCAACAAGGAAAAGGGTTTATAG
- a CDS encoding hydroxymyristoyl-ACP dehydratase — protein sequence MDKVISREPGVSATAEIVVTAGSGPFPPILLIESMAQVGGIAAGQVAGAGGVLAAVSQGLIPAAVGPGKYLVSARIVKSFGTLHMVEGEVLGEGISIASAILTLAVGSPG from the coding sequence GTGGATAAAGTTATCAGCCGTGAGCCCGGTGTCAGTGCAACCGCAGAGATTGTCGTTACAGCTGGCAGTGGTCCTTTCCCTCCGATTCTGCTGATCGAGTCCATGGCTCAGGTGGGTGGTATTGCCGCCGGGCAGGTGGCCGGAGCCGGGGGAGTCCTTGCCGCCGTCAGCCAAGGGCTAATCCCTGCCGCAGTGGGCCCAGGGAAATATCTGGTTTCTGCGCGTATCGTCAAATCTTTTGGCACACTGCACATGGTGGAAGGGGAAGTGCTGGGGGAGGGAATATCCATTGCCAGCGCAATCCTGACCCTTGCAGTGGGCAGTCCGGGATGA
- a CDS encoding 3-oxoacyl-ACP reductase family protein: MEFKDNIVVITGGTRGIGKAISLHFARLGAQVTAAYLTNETAAAALKEESAGLAGAITTVKTDVATADGAMSLVESAAAATGSIDILVNNAGIIRDCYLPMMSENDWDAVVRGNLYPLFHCCKWGVRKMIANRRGAIINLSSVSALSGTAGQTNYAASKGAAISFTRSLAREVGPMGIRANVVAPGLIETEMTAAMKPDMVDRIVKSSSLGRIGRAEEVAGAVAFLASEQASYITGQCLVVDGGIV; the protein is encoded by the coding sequence ATGGAATTCAAAGACAATATAGTCGTCATCACCGGCGGCACCAGGGGTATCGGCAAGGCGATCTCCCTCCATTTCGCCCGGTTGGGAGCACAGGTCACGGCAGCTTACCTGACGAATGAAACAGCAGCGGCTGCCCTCAAGGAAGAGTCCGCCGGTCTTGCCGGTGCCATCACTACGGTGAAAACCGATGTTGCCACTGCCGACGGCGCCATGTCACTTGTGGAGTCAGCGGCGGCAGCCACCGGTTCCATTGATATCCTCGTCAACAACGCCGGCATCATCCGCGACTGCTATCTTCCCATGATGTCGGAAAATGACTGGGACGCCGTTGTCCGCGGCAATCTTTATCCCCTTTTCCATTGCTGCAAGTGGGGGGTGAGAAAGATGATCGCCAACCGGCGCGGCGCCATCATCAATCTTTCCTCCGTTTCCGCCTTAAGCGGCACGGCCGGTCAGACCAACTATGCGGCCAGCAAGGGAGCCGCCATAAGTTTTACCCGTTCCCTGGCCAGGGAGGTGGGGCCGATGGGCATCAGGGCCAATGTTGTGGCTCCGGGGCTGATCGAAACGGAAATGACCGCTGCCATGAAGCCCGATATGGTTGACAGAATCGTCAAGTCCTCTTCCCTCGGGCGTATCGGCAGGGCGGAAGAGGTCGCCGGGGCGGTTGCCTTTCTTGCTTCGGAACAGGCTTCCTATATAACCGGCCAGTGCCTGGTGGTGGACGGGGGAATAGTCTGA
- a CDS encoding beta-ketoacyl synthase N-terminal-like domain-containing protein, whose protein sequence is MKNIAKDIVITGMAAISAAGVGLDPLVTALGEGKSLLKPIPADIAGSEGYLWGKADAFKGGDFMPPLKARKFDRCSLFAVVGAGMALKDAGIDRGTIDAGRIGIVLGCGFGGIANSEEFLRGYFCSGAEGLSPMLFPNTVPNAPASNASIENGLKGPNVTFVQRFCSAESAFMMACRFLQEGRAEIILTGGVDELTTAMVRGFKAAGQLRRHGAGFGEGAGILVLERGDHARGRNAVIKGHVGEVRTIGRLIPGLEAEGADRLLSGVKDIKLAGLSGTAVAEKTLMERLPAVERLETGNIIGRALGMGGLAMAALVLSLPQEAAGLHVAASPEGPYYAIELSGGSPV, encoded by the coding sequence ATGAAGAATATTGCCAAAGACATAGTAATTACCGGCATGGCGGCCATTTCTGCCGCTGGTGTCGGACTTGATCCCCTGGTTACTGCATTGGGAGAAGGCAAAAGTCTGCTCAAGCCGATCCCGGCAGATATCGCCGGTTCGGAGGGCTACCTGTGGGGTAAAGCTGACGCCTTCAAGGGGGGCGATTTCATGCCGCCCCTCAAGGCGCGGAAATTTGACCGTTGCAGTCTTTTTGCCGTTGTTGGCGCCGGAATGGCGCTCAAGGATGCCGGCATCGACCGTGGCACCATAGATGCCGGCAGAATAGGCATTGTCCTCGGCTGCGGATTCGGCGGCATTGCCAATTCGGAGGAATTCCTGCGCGGCTACTTCTGCTCCGGTGCAGAAGGTCTTTCACCGATGCTTTTTCCCAACACCGTTCCCAATGCCCCGGCCAGCAATGCCTCCATCGAAAACGGCCTCAAAGGCCCCAATGTAACCTTCGTTCAGCGTTTCTGCTCGGCCGAATCGGCTTTCATGATGGCCTGCCGCTTTTTGCAGGAAGGGCGTGCCGAGATCATTCTCACCGGCGGCGTCGATGAGCTGACCACTGCCATGGTCAGGGGATTCAAGGCAGCTGGACAGTTGAGACGCCATGGGGCCGGTTTCGGCGAAGGGGCCGGTATTCTGGTGCTGGAAAGGGGCGACCACGCCCGGGGGCGTAATGCCGTGATCAAGGGGCATGTGGGAGAAGTGCGGACCATTGGCCGTTTGATCCCGGGCCTTGAGGCCGAAGGGGCGGACCGGCTGCTTTCCGGAGTAAAAGATATCAAGCTGGCAGGGCTTTCCGGAACAGCAGTTGCCGAGAAGACTCTGATGGAGCGGTTGCCCGCTGTGGAACGCCTTGAAACCGGTAACATCATCGGGCGGGCACTTGGTATGGGGGGGCTTGCCATGGCCGCCCTTGTCCTCTCCCTTCCACAGGAGGCTGCCGGCCTGCATGTGGCGGCCTCGCCGGAAGGACCTTACTACGCCATTGAATTAAGTGGAGGATCGCCTGTTTAA
- a CDS encoding acyl-CoA thioesterase has protein sequence MKLTRNESAVNFHETLIKVRFNEVDAYRVAWHGHYVAWMEIGRNDLAERFDVGVEQISDAGFMAPVVDLSIKYKRPARFGEELRVRTRVKRTETSTLEFTCDIVGEDGQLTASGRTVHVLTDMNGVLQYTLPPVIAERLEKMMAFLGV, from the coding sequence GTGAAACTGACCAGAAATGAGAGTGCGGTGAATTTCCACGAGACCTTGATCAAAGTGCGCTTCAATGAGGTGGATGCTTACCGGGTTGCCTGGCATGGCCATTATGTGGCATGGATGGAAATAGGACGCAATGACCTTGCTGAACGCTTCGATGTGGGTGTGGAGCAAATCTCCGATGCAGGGTTCATGGCGCCGGTGGTGGATCTCAGCATCAAATACAAAAGACCCGCCCGCTTCGGCGAGGAGCTGCGCGTGCGCACGAGAGTGAAGCGCACCGAGACGAGCACTCTCGAATTTACCTGTGATATTGTCGGCGAAGATGGACAGCTGACCGCCTCGGGAAGGACCGTGCACGTCCTGACTGACATGAATGGGGTCTTGCAGTATACCTTGCCGCCGGTTATTGCCGAGAGGCTTGAAAAGATGATGGCGTTTCTGGGGGTGTGA
- a CDS encoding lipid biosynthesis B12-binding/radical SAM protein yields the protein MDILLISANRERTPYPVFPLGLSYLAGPLAERGHRLKVLDLCFADDPESAVSTALDEFTPDAVVLSIRNIDNVTFPGSRSYLPGVKKIVDICRGRVPVIAGGSGFSIMPAEILAYLDADYGVVGEGEEILPELLTCISDGLIPESLPGVLVREKTGFLPARLIQSIRPAERGLFPLERYYREGGMANLQTKRGCPFSCIYCTYPLLEGRAIRVRPIGDIITEIRSLVEGFGIGYIYFVDDIFNYPPEFAEELCQAMISEKLQINWTAFINPAFITPSLLQTMIAAGCDAVEFGSESGSASMLRNLGKSFTVDDLRNSSRLCREAGADFAHYILFGGPGESEATIDETFALMDELEPTAVIAMTGIRIFPGTPLHASALADGTLAAETSLLEPVFYISPPIRETLCQMVTERALARKNWVAPGLEINMSDAMLEALRHFPVRGPLWKLMKRLGRSRIRPMSATVVESAV from the coding sequence ATGGATATCCTGCTGATCTCAGCCAACAGGGAAAGGACCCCGTATCCGGTTTTCCCTCTCGGTCTTTCCTATCTTGCCGGCCCGCTGGCCGAACGGGGACACCGCTTGAAGGTCCTTGACCTCTGCTTTGCCGATGATCCTGAATCTGCTGTAAGTACAGCTCTCGACGAGTTCACTCCCGATGCAGTGGTTCTTTCCATCAGAAACATCGACAACGTCACCTTTCCCGGGAGCCGTTCCTATCTGCCCGGGGTGAAAAAGATCGTCGACATCTGCCGCGGCAGGGTGCCGGTTATCGCCGGCGGTTCGGGCTTTTCCATCATGCCGGCGGAGATTCTCGCCTACCTGGATGCGGATTACGGCGTGGTCGGCGAGGGAGAGGAAATCTTGCCGGAACTGCTGACATGCATCTCCGATGGCTTGATTCCCGAGTCCCTGCCGGGGGTGCTGGTCAGGGAAAAAACCGGTTTCTTGCCCGCCAGACTCATCCAGAGCATAAGACCTGCCGAGCGCGGCCTTTTCCCGCTGGAACGGTACTACCGCGAAGGGGGGATGGCCAACCTCCAGACCAAGCGGGGCTGCCCCTTTTCCTGCATCTACTGCACCTATCCCCTGTTGGAGGGGAGGGCGATCAGGGTGCGGCCGATCGGCGACATCATCACCGAGATCAGATCTCTGGTGGAGGGCTTCGGCATCGGTTACATCTACTTTGTCGACGATATCTTCAACTACCCCCCCGAATTTGCCGAGGAACTGTGCCAGGCCATGATCTCCGAGAAACTTCAGATCAACTGGACCGCCTTCATCAACCCGGCCTTCATAACACCATCCCTGCTGCAGACAATGATTGCCGCCGGTTGCGACGCCGTGGAATTCGGCAGTGAATCGGGTTCAGCCTCGATGCTGCGCAATCTCGGTAAATCGTTTACCGTCGATGATCTGCGCAACTCCTCGCGCCTGTGCCGGGAAGCAGGGGCGGATTTTGCCCACTATATTCTCTTCGGCGGACCCGGTGAGAGCGAAGCAACCATCGACGAGACTTTTGCCCTGATGGACGAGCTTGAACCGACTGCCGTCATTGCCATGACCGGCATCCGTATCTTCCCCGGCACGCCATTGCACGCTTCCGCCCTGGCCGACGGCACCCTTGCTGCGGAAACATCCCTGCTGGAACCCGTTTTCTATATTTCGCCTCCCATCCGGGAGACCCTCTGCCAGATGGTCACGGAGCGGGCACTGGCCAGAAAGAACTGGGTGGCGCCGGGGCTGGAAATCAACATGAGCGATGCCATGCTGGAGGCCCTGCGCCATTTTCCGGTGCGGGGACCGCTGTGGAAGCTGATGAAAAGACTCGGCCGGAGCAGGATCAGGCCCATGTCGGCAACCGTCGTTGAATCTGCCGTCTGA
- a CDS encoding beta-ketoacyl-[acyl-carrier-protein] synthase family protein, which produces MERKRIAITGLGVFAAAGKDITSFTDALLNGRCAMGPIDLFDVSRFSSRIGAQVPGFNPLDYFSARNAAKLSRADQFGVIAAGEALADSGALQHYSPYDVGISMGAGSAGMLHAEQWLNETIAGSNPDPSLLRGILPDRTSTAIAETYGIGGYQGSITTACSSSANAIGWGADLIASGRLKAAVCGGSDCLCILTFAGFNSLRVIDPEPCAPFSLGRRGISLGEGAAFLVLEEENAAKERGAKIHGYVLGYAVAGEAHHMTAPAPDGVDASELMAAALKQAGVSTADIGWVNAHGTATPLNDVVETKAMKLVFGERAKDVPLVSTKALTGHCLGAAGAIEALATVIGLRDGFIPQTLNFRGADPECDLDYCHQGLKASNATLALSNSFAFGGNITSLVLGK; this is translated from the coding sequence ATGGAAAGAAAAAGAATAGCAATAACCGGATTGGGCGTTTTCGCTGCCGCCGGCAAAGATATAACTTCCTTCACCGATGCCCTTCTTAACGGCCGATGTGCCATGGGTCCCATCGACCTTTTCGATGTAAGCCGCTTTTCCTCAAGGATCGGTGCCCAGGTTCCAGGCTTCAATCCCCTCGACTATTTCAGCGCGCGAAATGCGGCAAAGCTTTCCCGTGCCGACCAGTTCGGCGTCATTGCCGCCGGTGAAGCTTTGGCTGACAGCGGCGCTTTGCAACATTACTCACCATACGATGTGGGCATATCCATGGGCGCAGGCTCTGCCGGCATGCTTCATGCCGAGCAATGGCTGAACGAGACCATCGCCGGCAGCAATCCGGACCCATCTCTTCTGCGAGGCATACTCCCCGACCGCACCTCCACGGCCATTGCCGAAACATATGGAATCGGCGGCTATCAGGGAAGCATCACCACTGCATGTTCTTCATCTGCGAACGCCATTGGCTGGGGTGCCGACCTCATCGCCTCCGGCAGATTGAAGGCAGCCGTGTGTGGCGGTTCGGATTGTCTCTGCATATTGACCTTTGCCGGCTTCAATTCCTTGAGAGTTATCGATCCGGAACCCTGCGCCCCTTTCAGCCTGGGGCGGCGCGGCATATCCCTGGGAGAGGGGGCTGCTTTCCTTGTTTTAGAAGAGGAAAACGCTGCAAAAGAGCGCGGCGCAAAGATCCATGGTTATGTGCTTGGTTATGCAGTGGCGGGAGAGGCCCATCACATGACCGCTCCCGCACCGGACGGTGTCGATGCCTCCGAACTCATGGCTGCCGCTTTGAAACAAGCCGGTGTTTCAACCGCGGATATCGGCTGGGTAAATGCCCATGGCACCGCTACGCCTCTCAATGACGTGGTGGAGACCAAGGCCATGAAACTGGTATTCGGCGAGCGGGCCAAGGATGTGCCGCTGGTTTCCACCAAGGCCCTCACCGGCCACTGTCTCGGCGCTGCCGGGGCCATTGAAGCTCTGGCCACCGTGATCGGCCTGAGAGACGGCTTTATCCCCCAGACGCTCAATTTCAGGGGGGCAGACCCTGAGTGTGACCTTGACTATTGCCACCAGGGGTTAAAGGCGAGCAATGCCACGCTGGCGCTCTCCAACTCCTTTGCCTTCGGTGGAAACATAACAAGTCTGGTGCTCGGTAAATGA